Proteins from one Mesotoga infera genomic window:
- a CDS encoding type II secretion system protein codes for MKKLRYGAGEVVRMEESRRLKSRVSGFSLVEVLMSLLIIVVIVATILPLLANSMRQAHKNRFVTAELAVVQNDLEEEIFVSTRGQSYSVNVDIDGSNVTVSGELVTKNFAEGKQIGIFLRSR; via the coding sequence ATGAAGAAATTGAGATATGGAGCAGGTGAGGTGGTAAGAATGGAAGAATCTAGGCGTTTGAAGAGTAGAGTTTCCGGCTTCTCTCTTGTAGAGGTTCTCATGAGCCTTCTGATAATAGTGGTCATTGTCGCAACAATACTGCCGTTACTGGCAAACAGTATGAGGCAGGCCCATAAGAACAGGTTTGTCACTGCCGAACTGGCAGTTGTCCAGAACGATCTCGAGGAGGAGATCTTCGTTTCAACAAGAGGTCAGTCGTACAGCGTGAATGTAGATATAGACGGCAGTAACGTAACCGTATCCGGCGAGCTGGTCACAAAGAATTTCGCAGAGGGAAAGCAGATCGGAATCTTCTTGAGAAGCCGGTGA
- a CDS encoding PulJ/GspJ family protein, whose protein sequence is MKRKTGLTLAEITIVLLVSSIIVAIAFSVFAAGWRIFKTSQETALLSRNLRSLVERISEEFRWATELEFTSSPQGSDWIVILLENNTIKRFQGTASSRTNEQNMNDPSQVSVSSLTFALRTVQDMRVMMDVSITASSANNGSISESVSTSVAVYNLRDRSGSGSSVSYKR, encoded by the coding sequence ATGAAGAGAAAGACCGGATTGACTCTTGCGGAAATAACGATCGTTCTTCTCGTGTCGTCTATTATCGTCGCGATAGCCTTTTCTGTCTTTGCCGCTGGTTGGAGAATATTCAAGACGTCTCAGGAGACGGCATTGCTCAGCAGAAATCTCAGGTCGCTTGTGGAAAGGATCTCCGAGGAATTCAGATGGGCAACGGAGCTGGAGTTTACCAGCTCCCCGCAGGGGTCGGACTGGATAGTGATCTTGCTTGAAAACAATACTATAAAGAGATTTCAGGGGACTGCTTCAAGCAGAACAAACGAACAGAACATGAACGATCCTTCACAGGTAAGCGTCTCGAGCCTGACGTTCGCACTGAGAACGGTGCAGGACATGAGGGTAATGATGGATGTTTCCATTACAGCTTCCAGTGCTAACAACGGTAGTATAAGCGAGAGCGTAAGTACATCTGTCGCCGTTTACAATCTCAGGGACCGTTCGGGTTCAGGCTCATCGGTTAGCTATAAGAGATAA